The proteins below come from a single Corynebacterium glyciniphilum AJ 3170 genomic window:
- a CDS encoding MFS transporter: MTVLSVRGVPLMLLSVFCAFLGWSLLLPVIPVAMLDAGYGDSLAGLSTGVFMAATVVTQIFVPRLLRRWGYVPVMVSGAVLLGVPSVFYLIDGGSWLVLVVSAVRGIGFGAVTVAQSALLAELVPAHQLGRANAFFGASIGIGEIIGFTIGLPLYTHAGDLVFLVAVGCGAIGGAGALGIPALHAASVTKETTQAQQRTQVRAPLWKLVLVPIVGLCTGAMGFGAFSTFTAPAVGEIDASAAATLAGVTLAVIGGGQILGRTISGWWADRVGEPGRLVVWASLFSVGGMLAMSMLIFTAPAGAVLITGALGAAAVFGLGFGAIQSETLLMMFSRMPKERVSEASAMWNIGFDSGTGTGSSVLGVAASTSGYGGAFVVGAGLVGLGTATLAGDRILGRNRVAEHHNVRTRLRSLRPGSEP; the protein is encoded by the coding sequence GTGACCGTTCTCTCTGTCAGGGGTGTGCCCCTGATGCTGCTGAGTGTGTTCTGCGCCTTCCTCGGCTGGTCGTTGTTGTTGCCGGTCATCCCGGTGGCGATGTTGGACGCCGGATACGGCGACTCCCTGGCAGGCCTGTCCACCGGTGTCTTCATGGCGGCAACGGTGGTCACACAGATCTTCGTCCCTCGTCTGCTGCGCCGGTGGGGGTATGTACCAGTGATGGTGTCCGGGGCGGTACTGCTCGGGGTGCCCTCCGTGTTCTACCTCATCGACGGTGGATCATGGCTGGTGCTGGTGGTCTCGGCGGTCCGGGGTATCGGATTCGGTGCGGTCACCGTGGCCCAGTCCGCGCTGCTCGCCGAACTTGTCCCGGCCCACCAACTCGGCCGGGCGAACGCCTTTTTCGGTGCATCGATCGGCATCGGGGAGATCATCGGCTTCACCATCGGACTGCCGCTGTACACCCATGCAGGCGACCTGGTGTTCCTCGTCGCCGTGGGCTGCGGTGCGATCGGTGGGGCCGGCGCACTCGGCATCCCCGCCCTGCACGCTGCCAGCGTGACGAAGGAGACCACCCAGGCCCAGCAGCGGACCCAGGTCCGTGCGCCGCTGTGGAAACTCGTCCTCGTCCCGATCGTCGGCCTGTGCACCGGTGCGATGGGCTTCGGTGCCTTCTCCACCTTCACCGCCCCTGCCGTCGGCGAGATCGACGCCTCCGCCGCGGCGACCCTTGCCGGGGTGACGCTGGCGGTCATCGGCGGTGGACAGATCCTGGGCCGGACCATTTCCGGCTGGTGGGCCGACCGGGTCGGAGAGCCGGGGCGCCTGGTCGTCTGGGCGTCGTTGTTCTCCGTCGGCGGAATGCTCGCCATGTCGATGCTCATCTTCACGGCGCCGGCCGGTGCCGTCCTGATCACCGGCGCACTCGGTGCCGCGGCCGTCTTCGGCCTCGGTTTTGGTGCGATCCAGTCCGAGACCCTGCTGATGATGTTCTCCCGCATGCCGAAAGAACGGGTCTCGGAAGCATCCGCGATGTGGAACATCGGCTTCGACTCCGGCACCGGCACCGGCTCTTCCGTACTCGGAGTTGCGGCGTCCACCAGTGGTTACGGTGGAGCTTTCGTCGTCGGTGCAGGCCTCGTCGGCCTCGGGACCGCCACCCTCGCCGGAGACAGGATCCTGGGGCGCAACAGGGTCGCCGAGCATCACAATGTCCGTACCCGGCTGCGGAGCCTGCGCCCGGGCAGTGAACCGTAG
- the hisB gene encoding imidazoleglycerol-phosphate dehydratase HisB, giving the protein MRTSRIERATKESSITVEINLDGTGATDIATGLPFFDHMLTAFGSHGCFDLTVHADGDIDVDAHHTVEDTAIVLGQAINEALGDKTGIRRFADSYIPMDETLAQAVVDVSGRPYFVGTGEPETMLTTVIGGHYATVINEHFFETLAFNARIALHVRCLYGRDPHHITEAEYKAVARALRAAVEPDPRVTGVPSTKGTL; this is encoded by the coding sequence GTGAGAACCAGCCGCATCGAACGCGCCACGAAGGAATCCTCGATCACCGTCGAGATCAACCTCGACGGGACCGGGGCCACCGACATCGCCACCGGCCTGCCCTTCTTCGACCACATGCTCACCGCATTCGGTTCCCACGGCTGCTTCGACCTGACCGTGCACGCCGACGGTGACATCGACGTCGACGCGCACCACACCGTCGAGGACACCGCCATCGTGCTGGGCCAGGCGATCAACGAGGCACTCGGGGACAAGACAGGGATACGCCGGTTCGCAGACTCCTACATCCCCATGGACGAGACCCTCGCACAGGCCGTGGTGGATGTCTCCGGGAGACCGTACTTCGTCGGCACCGGCGAACCGGAGACCATGCTCACCACCGTGATCGGCGGCCACTACGCCACCGTGATCAACGAGCACTTCTTCGAGACCCTCGCCTTCAACGCGAGGATCGCCCTGCATGTCCGCTGTCTCTACGGCCGAGACCCGCACCACATCACCGAGGCCGAGTACAAGGCCGTCGCCCGCGCCCTGCGCGCCGCAGTGGAACCGGACCCGCGGGTGACGGGGGTGCCGTCGACAAAGGGGACTCTGTGA
- a CDS encoding histidinol-phosphate transaminase, protein MTDQISVADLPLRPELRGQSAYGAPQLTVTNQLNTNENPYPPSAGLVEDLVAEVARLASTLNRYPERDSVGLREELASYVSRQTGVQVGVDNVWAANGSNEILQQLLQAFGGPGRRVLGFTPSYSMHPILAAGTQTEFIDLPRTGENFSIDIDAAVQAIGEKKPDIVFVTTPNNPTGGVTSVADLRRILDAGREAGGIVIIDEAYAEFSGEPSAAELIAEYPASLVVSRTMSKAFDFAGGRLGYFIADPAFIEAVMLVRLPYHLSTLSQAAATVALRHSNETLATVDALRGERDRVVAALEELGYGVVPSESNFIFFAVPGDAHDIWQRFLDHDVLIRDVGVTGHLRMTVGLPQENDAFLAAAATIIGEHT, encoded by the coding sequence ATGACCGACCAGATCTCCGTGGCGGACCTGCCGCTGCGTCCCGAACTGCGGGGACAATCCGCCTACGGTGCCCCACAGCTGACCGTGACCAACCAGCTCAACACCAACGAAAACCCCTATCCGCCGAGTGCCGGCCTTGTCGAGGATCTCGTGGCGGAGGTGGCGCGCCTGGCGTCGACCCTGAACCGCTACCCGGAACGCGACAGTGTCGGACTGCGCGAGGAGCTGGCATCCTACGTGAGCCGGCAGACCGGTGTGCAGGTCGGAGTGGACAACGTCTGGGCCGCGAACGGATCCAACGAGATACTTCAACAGTTGTTGCAGGCCTTCGGCGGGCCAGGGCGCAGGGTGCTCGGGTTCACGCCGAGCTACTCGATGCACCCGATCCTCGCCGCTGGGACACAGACCGAGTTCATCGATCTGCCACGGACGGGCGAGAACTTCAGCATCGACATCGACGCCGCCGTCCAGGCAATTGGGGAGAAGAAGCCCGACATTGTCTTCGTCACCACCCCGAACAACCCCACCGGCGGGGTAACGTCCGTGGCTGACCTGCGGAGGATCCTCGATGCCGGCCGTGAGGCAGGCGGCATCGTGATCATCGACGAGGCGTACGCCGAGTTTTCGGGTGAACCCAGCGCAGCCGAGCTGATCGCCGAGTACCCCGCGTCGCTGGTGGTGTCCCGGACAATGTCGAAGGCCTTCGACTTCGCCGGGGGACGACTCGGCTACTTCATCGCCGACCCGGCCTTCATCGAGGCCGTGATGCTGGTGCGTCTGCCGTACCACCTGTCGACGCTGTCGCAGGCGGCGGCGACGGTCGCGCTGCGACACAGTAACGAGACCCTGGCCACCGTCGACGCACTGCGGGGTGAACGCGACCGGGTGGTCGCGGCCCTCGAAGAACTCGGATACGGTGTGGTTCCGAGTGAGTCCAACTTCATCTTCTTCGCCGTCCCCGGCGACGCACACGACATATGGCAGCGGTTCCTCGATCATGACGTCCTCATCCGCGACGTCGGTGTGACCGGTCACCTCAGGATGACGGTCGGGCTTCCACAGGAGAACGACGCCTTCCTCGCCGCCGCCGCAACGATCATCGGAGAACACACGTGA
- the hisD gene encoding histidinol dehydrogenase, translating to MLSRLDLRGQTPSTAELRRILPRGGTDIDHVLPAVTPVVEDVRARGAEAALEYGEKFDHVRPSSVRVPGDVIAEALRDLDPAVTDALQEAIRRVRAFHGSQKPQDASVEVAPGGVVSERWIPVNRVGLYVPGGNAVYPSSVIMNVVPAQEAGVGSLVVSSPPQADFGGWPHPTILAACSLLGVDEVWAVGGGQAVALMAYGDSGAADLEPVDMITGPGNIFVTAAKRLCRSVVGIDSEAGPTEIAVLADSSADPVAVAYDLISQAEHDVMAASVLITDSADLADAVDRETEARYKVTLNAERVAEALTGEQSGIILTDSLDEAVRVADAYAAEHLEVQTEDSAAVAARITNAGAVFVGHYAPVPLGDYAAGSNHVLPTSGTARHSSGLSTHTFLKHVDVISYDREALKEVADTVTALADAEQLPAHGEAVRARFETQERS from the coding sequence ATGCTCTCGCGCCTGGACCTGAGGGGCCAGACCCCCTCCACCGCCGAACTCCGTCGAATCCTGCCGCGTGGCGGCACCGACATCGACCATGTTCTCCCGGCGGTGACACCGGTGGTGGAGGACGTCCGTGCGCGTGGCGCCGAGGCCGCGCTGGAGTACGGCGAGAAGTTCGACCACGTCCGGCCGTCCTCGGTCCGGGTGCCCGGGGACGTCATCGCCGAGGCGCTGCGGGACCTGGACCCCGCCGTCACCGACGCACTGCAGGAAGCCATCCGGCGCGTCCGGGCGTTCCACGGGTCCCAGAAGCCGCAGGACGCCTCGGTGGAAGTTGCCCCCGGTGGTGTCGTCTCCGAGCGGTGGATCCCGGTCAACCGGGTGGGCCTGTACGTTCCGGGCGGCAATGCCGTGTACCCCTCGTCGGTGATCATGAATGTCGTCCCCGCGCAGGAGGCCGGCGTCGGGAGTCTCGTGGTGTCCTCGCCGCCGCAGGCAGATTTCGGTGGCTGGCCCCATCCCACGATCCTCGCGGCCTGTTCCCTGCTCGGTGTCGACGAGGTCTGGGCCGTCGGCGGGGGACAGGCCGTCGCGCTCATGGCCTACGGCGATTCCGGCGCTGCCGACCTGGAGCCGGTCGACATGATCACCGGGCCCGGCAACATCTTCGTCACCGCAGCGAAGCGGTTGTGCCGGTCCGTCGTCGGCATCGACTCTGAAGCCGGTCCCACCGAGATCGCCGTGCTCGCCGACAGCTCCGCCGACCCGGTGGCCGTGGCCTACGACCTGATCAGCCAGGCCGAGCACGACGTCATGGCCGCGTCGGTGCTGATCACCGATTCGGCGGATCTCGCCGACGCCGTCGACAGGGAGACTGAAGCACGTTACAAGGTCACCCTCAACGCCGAACGCGTGGCAGAGGCACTGACGGGGGAACAGTCCGGCATCATCCTCACCGACAGCCTCGACGAAGCGGTCCGGGTCGCGGACGCCTACGCCGCCGAGCACCTTGAGGTGCAGACCGAGGATTCCGCAGCCGTCGCCGCCCGGATCACCAACGCCGGGGCCGTATTCGTCGGACACTACGCGCCGGTGCCCCTCGGCGACTACGCTGCAGGCTCCAACCACGTGCTGCCGACGTCCGGCACCGCCCGGCACTCGTCGGGACTGTCCACCCACACCTTCCTCAAACATGTCGACGTCATCTCCTACGACCGCGAGGCGCTCAAGGAGGTCGCCGACACCGTGACCGCTCTCGCGGACGCCGAACAACTACCGGCCCACGGCGAAGCCGTCCGCGCACGGTTCGAGACCCAGGAGCGATCATGA
- a CDS encoding Rv0361 family membrane protein, which produces MSPRVSGHRPGITTAVLAGVVAATLGLAACGSDDADGDAADSTTSSSSSAASSSAKESTEASEVSESAEPDPSESAEPAPDDQPEGDRGEGEPPADAPAPEPANAPAGNAANGDDAAQITAVARGLGEDKPWGEYQRMVVDTSCRANLDQVGGRDAILQDLGREAENTMASKVMSDQGTSLPVVHGVNDIRVEGDRATANIDAEIAGQRQTTPAVYVREDGQWKTCNAA; this is translated from the coding sequence ATGTCACCACGGGTGTCAGGCCACCGGCCGGGAATCACCACGGCCGTTCTCGCCGGGGTCGTTGCGGCGACCCTGGGACTGGCCGCCTGCGGCTCCGACGATGCTGACGGGGACGCCGCCGACAGCACGACGAGCAGTTCCTCGAGCGCAGCGTCCAGCAGCGCGAAGGAGTCGACGGAGGCCTCGGAAGTCTCGGAGTCTGCCGAGCCGGATCCCAGCGAGTCTGCCGAACCGGCACCGGACGACCAGCCGGAAGGTGACCGAGGCGAAGGGGAGCCCCCGGCGGACGCCCCGGCCCCGGAACCCGCCAATGCCCCGGCAGGGAACGCCGCCAACGGTGATGACGCCGCGCAGATCACGGCAGTTGCCAGAGGACTTGGTGAAGATAAGCCGTGGGGTGAGTACCAGCGGATGGTGGTCGACACCTCCTGTCGTGCGAATCTCGACCAGGTCGGCGGCCGAGACGCCATCCTGCAGGACCTGGGGCGCGAGGCGGAGAACACCATGGCGAGCAAGGTGATGTCTGACCAGGGCACCTCGTTGCCTGTGGTCCACGGGGTCAATGACATCCGGGTGGAGGGTGACCGTGCCACCGCCAATATCGATGCAGAAATTGCAGGCCAGCGGCAGACCACCCCGGCAGTATATGTCCGGGAAGACGGGCAGTGGAAGACCTGTAACGCCGCATGA
- a CDS encoding TetR/AcrR family transcriptional regulator, whose protein sequence is MQLNRDRILTAAFDILAEYGLGDLTMRRLARTLDVAPGALYWHFPSKQDLLGGIAGRILEAATPVEQAEHPTSDWRERAYATASALLEQLLGVRDGAEVVAAALAAGTAAQDPAGTLADALTGSPAVDRELTGWVLSRYLLGAATDVQTAQAAGATPRTVAQVLSGVDLVLDGIGN, encoded by the coding sequence GTGCAGCTCAACCGCGACCGAATCCTCACCGCCGCCTTCGACATCCTCGCCGAGTACGGCCTCGGTGACCTGACGATGAGACGGCTGGCACGTACGCTCGATGTCGCCCCCGGGGCCTTGTACTGGCACTTCCCGAGCAAACAGGACCTGCTCGGTGGCATTGCGGGGCGAATCCTGGAAGCAGCCACCCCGGTGGAGCAGGCGGAACACCCGACGTCCGACTGGCGGGAGCGGGCCTACGCGACCGCGTCTGCCCTGCTTGAACAGCTCCTCGGGGTGCGCGACGGCGCCGAAGTTGTCGCTGCAGCACTGGCCGCCGGTACCGCGGCACAGGATCCTGCCGGTACTCTCGCGGATGCCTTGACAGGTTCACCGGCCGTGGACCGTGAGCTGACCGGATGGGTGCTGTCCCGGTACCTGCTGGGGGCGGCGACCGACGTGCAGACCGCGCAGGCGGCCGGTGCGACACCCCGCACCGTCGCGCAGGTGCTCTCCGGGGTCGACCTCGTCCTGGACGGCATCGGTAACTAG
- a CDS encoding BRCT domain-containing protein, whose protein sequence is MSTTAAAHTVTAHGADVTVDGNGVRVRRTPMAQTLLPAELSVAPADLRGWYHHAPTDVSPGWIQLSLATPPDNAVLRPVRGFPATRGASNIVVFAPGQQEQFTQVHQLLSNLQAGFPLDAAPISPAEADSASAVPAGTATSSAPESTQETSAQSSQSSQPSQSSPQQTWQRVATPDTVPEANTEADANGPIFGQNVTVTGDFAPYEKGEVWDMIAEAGATVGKNVTKKTTLLVIGEWGSVTSKEKRARELKDKGQDITLWSFDELLSAVGKSRRPDLDEVKGTSAPF, encoded by the coding sequence ATGAGTACCACGGCTGCAGCGCACACGGTCACCGCCCACGGGGCAGACGTCACAGTAGACGGCAACGGGGTCCGGGTGCGGCGCACCCCGATGGCGCAGACATTGCTGCCTGCTGAACTCAGTGTGGCTCCGGCCGATCTCCGCGGCTGGTACCACCATGCACCGACCGATGTGTCCCCTGGTTGGATCCAGCTCTCGCTGGCAACCCCTCCCGATAATGCCGTCCTCCGCCCGGTGCGGGGTTTCCCGGCGACCCGTGGCGCGTCCAACATCGTGGTCTTCGCCCCCGGGCAGCAGGAGCAGTTCACCCAGGTCCATCAGCTCCTGAGCAATCTGCAGGCGGGTTTCCCCCTGGACGCCGCCCCCATCTCCCCGGCGGAAGCAGACTCTGCGTCGGCGGTGCCTGCCGGAACAGCGACATCGTCGGCGCCCGAGTCGACGCAAGAGACATCAGCACAGTCGTCGCAGTCGTCGCAGCCGTCCCAGTCCTCGCCACAACAGACCTGGCAACGCGTCGCGACACCGGACACCGTCCCGGAGGCCAACACCGAGGCCGACGCGAACGGACCGATCTTCGGACAGAACGTCACTGTCACCGGAGACTTCGCTCCGTACGAGAAGGGTGAGGTGTGGGACATGATCGCCGAAGCCGGCGCCACCGTGGGCAAGAACGTGACCAAGAAGACCACGCTGCTGGTCATCGGCGAATGGGGGTCGGTGACCAGCAAGGAGAAGCGTGCCCGCGAACTCAAGGACAAGGGCCAGGACATCACACTGTGGAGCTTCGATGAATTGCTCTCCGCCGTGGGAAAGTCCCGTCGCCCCGATCTGGACGAGGTGAAGGGAACCTCCGCGCCCTTCTAG
- a CDS encoding GTP pyrophosphokinase, translated as MKDSTVLRDFDTWLADHPTVVTDIQKVLSDELSDAGIAFDQVSVRIKDRGSYLAKIHDTVHPDYHDFDSAYDVLGVRVTVYTTADIVLLVGVMRSLFDVVSVTDKSAQTAERGEFGYASSHVIARVSSSTMPSLTDLEGRLIEIQIRTVLQHAWAEFEHDVRYKNPGHEISPEVHRAFTLAAGLIELADEQFDTIARATSADGDTTDDTELTATMLPGVLTMLAGNEYPMSKADYYRFAVDMLAANGVTTIGELTALCAPEALTQLQETMGYGYPPGQVRLIDDLLLFTYGRDHIRRTVHIGDHASSRPGRLGNRWQRMGQRPRN; from the coding sequence ATGAAAGATTCCACCGTCCTGCGCGATTTCGACACGTGGCTCGCCGACCACCCCACGGTGGTTACGGACATCCAGAAAGTCCTTTCCGACGAACTGTCCGACGCGGGCATCGCCTTCGACCAGGTTTCAGTGCGAATCAAAGACCGCGGCAGCTACCTGGCCAAGATCCATGACACCGTCCACCCCGACTACCACGACTTCGACTCCGCCTACGACGTTCTGGGCGTCCGAGTCACCGTGTACACCACCGCAGACATCGTGCTGCTCGTGGGAGTGATGCGCAGTCTCTTCGACGTGGTCTCCGTGACCGACAAATCTGCCCAGACCGCAGAGCGTGGCGAATTCGGCTACGCCTCCTCGCATGTCATCGCCAGGGTCTCGAGTTCCACCATGCCGTCCTTGACCGACCTGGAGGGCAGGTTGATCGAGATCCAGATCAGGACGGTGTTGCAGCACGCCTGGGCGGAGTTCGAGCACGACGTGCGCTACAAGAATCCAGGGCACGAGATCAGTCCGGAGGTCCACCGTGCCTTCACCCTGGCCGCCGGTCTGATCGAGCTTGCCGACGAGCAATTCGACACTATTGCCCGTGCCACCAGCGCTGACGGCGACACGACTGATGACACCGAGCTCACCGCCACCATGCTACCGGGTGTGCTGACCATGCTCGCCGGCAATGAATACCCCATGTCCAAAGCCGACTACTACCGGTTCGCGGTGGACATGCTCGCAGCGAACGGGGTGACGACCATCGGTGAACTCACGGCCCTGTGTGCGCCAGAAGCACTGACCCAACTGCAGGAGACGATGGGCTACGGCTATCCTCCGGGACAGGTCCGTCTCATCGACGACCTGCTGTTGTTTACCTACGGGCGCGACCATATCCGCCGCACGGTGCATATCGGCGACCACGCCTCGTCGCGGCCGGGTCGCCTGGGCAACCGCTGGCAGCGGATGGGTCAGCGGCCGCGCAACTGA
- a CDS encoding RNA-binding S4 domain-containing protein produces the protein MTRIDAWVWAVRLYKTRSAAADACRAGHVKVNDVSVKPAQTVAVGDRVRAWVHHREYVVEVTELVSKRVGAPRARQCYVDHSPPPPSKEILASIPRRDRGAGRPTKRERRQIDQLRGR, from the coding sequence GTGACCCGGATCGACGCGTGGGTGTGGGCCGTCCGTCTGTACAAGACTCGGTCTGCTGCCGCTGACGCCTGCCGTGCCGGGCATGTGAAAGTCAATGACGTCTCAGTCAAACCTGCCCAGACTGTGGCAGTGGGGGACCGGGTGCGAGCCTGGGTGCATCACCGCGAGTATGTCGTCGAAGTCACTGAACTGGTGTCGAAACGGGTCGGTGCTCCGCGGGCCCGGCAGTGCTACGTGGACCACTCTCCGCCGCCACCCTCGAAGGAGATCCTGGCCTCGATTCCTCGACGAGACAGGGGAGCAGGGCGTCCGACGAAGCGGGAGCGTCGCCAGATCGATCAGTTGCGCGGCCGCTGA
- a CDS encoding IMPACT family protein, whose product MSQAYLRPGSDRPVAETEVKRSRFIACAARVPDEDAARAFLAEIRAGFADARHHCSAYILHVDGANPVERSSDDGEPAGTAGQPMLEVLRGSGLQDVAVVVVRYFGGVKLGTGGLVRAYQDATRAVLEDVTVMRREPRDVWVLEVNHAEAGKIEAELRARGLDVEASYGPTVTLTLTVAAGEDPGDVVREISAGTLEVVRDGSHWDDVKAG is encoded by the coding sequence GTGAGTCAGGCGTACCTGCGCCCCGGCAGCGATCGTCCGGTAGCCGAAACTGAGGTCAAGAGGTCCAGGTTCATCGCCTGCGCGGCCAGAGTGCCCGATGAGGACGCTGCTCGGGCGTTCCTGGCTGAGATCCGGGCCGGGTTCGCTGACGCCCGGCACCACTGCAGTGCCTACATCCTGCACGTCGACGGGGCCAACCCGGTGGAACGCTCGAGTGACGACGGGGAGCCCGCGGGCACGGCGGGACAGCCGATGCTCGAGGTGCTCCGCGGATCGGGACTGCAGGATGTCGCCGTTGTCGTGGTCCGTTACTTCGGCGGGGTCAAACTGGGCACCGGTGGCCTGGTCCGCGCGTACCAGGATGCTACCCGCGCCGTCCTGGAGGACGTCACGGTAATGCGCCGTGAGCCCCGGGATGTGTGGGTTCTGGAGGTCAACCACGCGGAGGCAGGCAAGATCGAGGCGGAACTTCGGGCTCGCGGCCTGGACGTTGAGGCGTCCTACGGACCGACCGTGACGTTGACCCTCACCGTCGCTGCCGGAGAAGACCCTGGTGACGTTGTCAGGGAAATATCAGCAGGCACACTGGAAGTTGTACGGGACGGGTCCCACTGGGACGACGTCAAGGCGGGGTGA